Proteins from a single region of Salinibacter grassmerensis:
- a CDS encoding glycosyltransferase family 4 protein: protein MRLLVPLTDAFGGRGGIAQFNRDLLRALCGHTGVDRVTALPRVMPDAPEERPRTLDYRTEAAAGKGAYLRAIARHVWVGQYDGVICGHIHLLPIAWLAARRAGVPLLLIVHGIEAREPSDKGLANQLVPAVDAFVSVSDYTKRRVVRWSGVEPSKGHVVPNCIDRSRFGPGEPPAPLKDRYGLHDRTVVLTLGRLPVQEKRKGHDEMLEVLPALTEEVPDLTYLICGDGADRSRLEAKAKRLGVAGRTIFAGYVPEEEKADHYRLADAFAMPGRTEGFGIVYLEAMACGVPVVASSADASREAVRDGRLGVVVDPDDLDSVKAGVLKALRAPCGVPEGLDHFSVERFRERWHEVVDRCFREMAPAADAEAKENEVRST from the coding sequence GTGAGACTCCTCGTACCGCTTACGGATGCCTTCGGGGGACGGGGCGGAATTGCCCAGTTCAACCGAGATCTGCTCCGAGCCCTTTGCGGCCACACGGGCGTCGACCGGGTGACGGCCCTGCCCCGGGTGATGCCGGACGCTCCCGAAGAGAGGCCCCGAACGCTCGACTATCGGACCGAGGCGGCGGCAGGAAAGGGCGCGTACCTGCGGGCGATAGCGCGCCATGTGTGGGTGGGGCAGTACGACGGGGTCATTTGCGGGCACATTCACCTGCTTCCGATCGCGTGGCTCGCTGCGCGACGGGCGGGCGTGCCACTCCTGCTCATCGTGCACGGCATCGAGGCCCGCGAGCCGTCCGACAAGGGGCTAGCAAACCAACTCGTGCCCGCGGTCGACGCGTTCGTGTCGGTGAGTGACTACACGAAGCGGCGCGTGGTCCGATGGTCGGGTGTGGAGCCGAGCAAAGGGCACGTGGTGCCCAACTGTATTGACCGATCACGATTTGGGCCGGGCGAACCACCCGCACCCCTGAAAGACCGGTACGGGTTGCACGACCGAACGGTGGTCCTGACCCTCGGCCGTCTGCCGGTGCAGGAGAAGCGGAAAGGGCACGATGAAATGCTCGAGGTCCTACCGGCCCTCACCGAAGAGGTGCCGGACCTGACGTACCTGATTTGTGGCGACGGAGCGGACCGGTCCCGGCTGGAAGCGAAGGCAAAACGCCTCGGGGTGGCGGGTCGCACCATTTTTGCCGGGTACGTCCCCGAAGAAGAAAAGGCCGACCACTACCGGTTGGCCGACGCCTTCGCGATGCCGGGGCGCACGGAGGGCTTCGGTATTGTCTACCTGGAGGCAATGGCCTGCGGGGTGCCAGTGGTGGCCAGCAGTGCCGACGCGAGCCGAGAGGCCGTCCGAGATGGACGGTTGGGTGTCGTGGTGGACCCCGACGATCTGGACTCTGTGAAAGCGGGAGTCCTGAAGGCCCTGCGCGCCCCATGTGGCGTGCCGGAGGGGCTCGACCACTTCTCCGTCGAGCGCTTCCGCGAGCGCTGGCACGAGGTCGTAGACCGGTGCTTCCGGGAAATGGCCCCTGCGGCGGACGCCGAGGCGAAAGAGAACGAAGTTCGGTCGACCTAA
- a CDS encoding type II toxin-antitoxin system VapC family toxin, producing MIRYLLDTNIVSEPTKPEPAEPVMSRLQEKSGETGIPSIVWHELIYGASRMDGGRRRTYLLDYLNEVVRPSMPTFPYDTAAAQWHGKARAALEREGLSTPFADGQIAAIAGTQDLIVVTDFEPFETIEGGIHVENWFKK from the coding sequence GTGATTCGTTATCTTCTCGATACCAACATTGTCAGTGAGCCGACAAAGCCAGAGCCGGCTGAACCGGTGATGAGCCGGCTGCAGGAAAAAAGCGGAGAAACGGGAATCCCGTCCATCGTCTGGCACGAGCTCATCTACGGAGCGAGTCGAATGGACGGGGGGCGAAGGCGGACCTACCTTCTTGATTACCTGAACGAGGTGGTCCGGCCCTCGATGCCAACGTTTCCCTACGACACAGCTGCAGCCCAGTGGCACGGAAAGGCCCGTGCGGCTCTGGAGCGAGAAGGCCTCTCTACTCCGTTTGCAGACGGTCAGATTGCGGCAATTGCCGGGACACAGGATCTCATTGTGGTTACCGACTTCGAGCCGTTTGAGACAATAGAGGGCGGCATCCATGTGGAGAACTGGTTCAAGAAATAA
- a CDS encoding GumC family protein — MAHLQRRDPDQNGQGDIVRSWEGGTRGASGASGGKGIKGQIEELLDLLRRRKWLITLVCLATVAGAALYTYTQVPVYRTSSLVLVEKGQQSSTESGIGAQARAQGSGLLPSSSSLRNELMFLRNSQALRERVAKRLLEEGEARRVLASRESSPFGMLVDRAWAWAGQGASESGGGAPADEPSRADTTQWSPSDIAPALAGRVRFGRAGAETNAIQIIAQDETPAVARRLANLFTEAYIDLTQESSRERVKASRTFLEQRSQELEQELETIEQRIQRFQRSEDAVSLDQRQGSLTSRIANTESSLEQARIELRMEQSSLESLQEELQSIDPGQLSDRLASTVDQEIASLQSEIANLELSKQQLELQSGTPSAADSAQISQIDRRIQKLRARISRLSDQYVDEVMGGGLSPEQGAQRVDELKRRIAEKKIQITGLEARIDVLSERLSEYEQELDAIPGKSMTLAQLRRDQKYAEQMYGFVTKQLQQVRVQEKSELGYATQISEAGMPGVPVRPRPRRNLIYGLLLGLLGGGGLALLRDQMDNRLYKPDQIRDLGYHGIGVIPNLTPLIEDQMGGQATVDKDGHQLETGLIAALKPYSAATEAYRKVWTNLQLGRPDGESGTVLVTSPGSGDGKSLTAANLAAIVAQAGHATLLVDGDLRRPRLHEIFDVSRAPGLTETLQNDLEEHAMKRPLADNLCVLPAGTEVENPGKVLGSARFREFLGEAEQYFDHIIVDSSPVLATADGAMLSDLCDTTLCVARAGTTTEDELNDTLEVLGEVGADVAGVVFNGFDLSMAYGYKYRYRHYGPYGPYDQYRSLPEDASA; from the coding sequence ATGGCTCACCTTCAGCGGCGCGATCCAGACCAGAACGGCCAAGGGGACATCGTCCGCTCGTGGGAGGGAGGCACCCGTGGCGCGTCGGGGGCGTCTGGAGGGAAAGGCATTAAGGGGCAAATCGAGGAACTGCTTGATCTGCTGCGGCGCCGCAAGTGGCTCATCACGCTGGTGTGTCTCGCCACGGTGGCGGGAGCCGCGCTGTATACATACACGCAGGTCCCTGTTTACCGGACAAGCAGCCTCGTGCTCGTGGAGAAGGGCCAACAGTCCAGCACCGAGTCCGGCATCGGGGCGCAGGCCCGGGCGCAGGGAAGTGGCTTGCTGCCGAGCAGCTCCTCGCTCCGCAACGAGTTGATGTTTCTTCGCAACTCGCAGGCCCTGCGGGAGCGGGTGGCCAAGCGGCTTCTGGAGGAGGGCGAGGCGCGGCGCGTCCTAGCGTCACGGGAGTCCTCGCCATTTGGCATGCTCGTGGATCGGGCGTGGGCGTGGGCCGGCCAGGGGGCCAGCGAAAGCGGCGGTGGGGCGCCTGCAGACGAGCCGTCGCGGGCCGACACCACACAGTGGTCGCCGTCCGACATTGCCCCGGCCCTTGCCGGGCGGGTCCGGTTCGGCCGGGCCGGGGCAGAGACAAACGCCATTCAAATCATCGCGCAGGACGAAACCCCGGCGGTTGCGCGGCGCCTCGCCAACCTGTTCACAGAGGCGTACATCGATCTGACGCAGGAGTCGAGCCGGGAGCGGGTGAAGGCCTCCCGCACGTTCTTGGAGCAGCGGTCCCAGGAGCTCGAACAGGAGCTCGAGACGATCGAGCAGCGCATCCAGCGGTTTCAGCGGAGCGAGGACGCCGTGAGCCTCGATCAGCGGCAGGGGTCCCTCACAAGCCGGATTGCCAATACGGAGTCCTCCCTGGAGCAGGCTCGCATCGAGCTGCGAATGGAGCAGTCCTCCTTGGAGTCCCTCCAGGAGGAGCTACAGTCCATCGATCCCGGCCAGTTGTCCGACCGGCTGGCGTCGACCGTCGACCAGGAAATTGCGTCGCTCCAGTCGGAAATCGCGAACCTTGAGCTCTCGAAGCAGCAGCTCGAGCTGCAGTCCGGCACGCCCTCCGCGGCGGACAGCGCACAGATTTCTCAGATTGACCGGCGCATTCAGAAATTGCGCGCCCGCATCTCGCGGCTCTCCGACCAGTATGTCGACGAGGTCATGGGGGGCGGACTGAGCCCCGAGCAGGGGGCGCAGCGCGTTGACGAGCTCAAGCGGCGGATCGCGGAGAAGAAGATCCAGATTACGGGCCTGGAGGCCCGCATCGACGTGCTTTCCGAGCGGCTCTCGGAGTACGAGCAGGAGCTGGACGCCATTCCCGGAAAGTCCATGACCCTGGCGCAGCTCCGACGCGACCAGAAGTACGCGGAGCAGATGTACGGATTCGTGACTAAGCAGCTCCAGCAGGTCCGGGTGCAGGAGAAGTCCGAGCTGGGGTACGCCACGCAGATCTCCGAGGCGGGGATGCCGGGCGTCCCGGTGCGGCCGCGGCCGCGGCGCAATCTGATCTACGGACTCCTTCTTGGCCTGCTCGGGGGCGGCGGGCTGGCCCTGCTCCGAGACCAGATGGACAACCGCCTCTACAAGCCCGACCAGATTCGCGACCTTGGCTACCACGGCATCGGGGTGATCCCGAACCTGACGCCGCTAATCGAAGACCAAATGGGGGGGCAGGCGACGGTCGATAAGGACGGGCACCAACTGGAAACAGGCCTGATTGCGGCGCTGAAGCCGTACTCCGCGGCCACGGAGGCGTACCGCAAGGTCTGGACGAACCTCCAGCTCGGCCGACCCGATGGGGAGAGCGGGACCGTTCTCGTCACCAGCCCGGGCAGCGGGGACGGCAAGTCCCTGACGGCGGCGAACCTGGCGGCCATCGTCGCGCAGGCGGGCCACGCGACGCTTCTGGTGGACGGGGACCTGCGCCGCCCGCGCCTCCACGAAATCTTTGACGTGTCGCGGGCGCCTGGGCTCACCGAGACGCTCCAGAATGATCTTGAAGAGCACGCAATGAAGCGGCCGCTGGCCGACAATCTGTGTGTGCTCCCGGCGGGGACGGAGGTCGAGAACCCCGGGAAGGTGCTCGGGTCGGCCCGCTTCCGTGAGTTTCTGGGGGAGGCCGAGCAGTACTTCGACCATATTATCGTGGACTCCTCGCCCGTGCTGGCGACGGCGGATGGGGCGATGCTCTCGGACCTGTGTGACACCACCCTCTGTGTGGCCCGGGCGGGCACGACGACCGAGGACGAGTTGAACGATACCCTTGAGGTGCTTGGAGAAGTGGGGGCGGACGTGGCCGGTGTGGTGTTCAACGGCTTTGACCTTTCGATGGCGTACGGCTACAAGTACCGCTACCGACACTACGGCCCGTACGGCCCCTACGACCAGTACCGATCGCTACCGGAAGACGCGTCGGCATAA
- a CDS encoding ABC transporter ATP-binding protein, with protein sequence MDTVSDLLRYLRIYRRYIGRRIYLVFVLTVVVALTQGFGITLLLPLLRVSQSGEEAANMGWAEEILYDLLAKLGIAESLPGILAFIAVVFIVKGGVQFVKGGYVGYLQAQLLRELKTKLFDAYSRMTYRYYIRQNAGHFINVINGQVNQFFSSFTSFASVFSKVVTTLSYFIYAFAIAWRFALMAFGVGVGLLFLFKYLNAYVRRLSRKKSAEMSTLNKLLVQSLQSLKYIVGTNQTAHLRSGVVDSVTRLTGYIFRQRIASSFTSAIKEPVSVLLIVGLIALQVMAFGGEIAPIFVALFLFHRGMQSMMGIQGNWQGMMDKIGAVEMVTDEFEAVHAHQETSGAQEVGALRRGIEFDDVCLAYKAEDGNVLHDVNISVPANETIALVGESGAGKSTLVDMMTLMLKPRTGEIRIDGVPHDEVDLASWRDQIGYVSQETVVFDDTVANNISLWQGDIGEDPALRERVMHAAERAHAHHFIEDLPNGYQTQVGDRGVRLSGGQQQRLFVARELFKQPNLLLLDEATSDLDTASEQHIQNSIDALKGEVTVVIIAHRLSTVKNADRVYVLDDGRVIESGSYHELRHREEGAFREMVEMQSL encoded by the coding sequence ATGGATACTGTTAGCGACCTGTTACGCTACCTGAGAATCTACCGTCGGTACATCGGGCGGCGGATCTATCTGGTGTTCGTCCTCACGGTGGTCGTGGCCCTGACGCAGGGCTTCGGCATTACGCTGCTGCTGCCGCTGCTGCGGGTGTCGCAGTCCGGGGAGGAGGCGGCGAATATGGGATGGGCCGAAGAGATTCTCTACGACCTGTTGGCGAAACTGGGCATCGCCGAGTCCCTGCCAGGCATCCTGGCGTTCATCGCGGTCGTCTTTATCGTGAAGGGAGGCGTCCAGTTCGTGAAGGGCGGGTACGTCGGCTACCTGCAGGCGCAGCTCCTGCGTGAGCTGAAGACAAAACTGTTCGACGCCTACAGCCGGATGACGTACCGGTACTACATCCGGCAGAACGCCGGCCACTTTATCAACGTCATTAACGGCCAGGTCAACCAGTTCTTCTCGTCGTTCACGAGCTTTGCGAGCGTCTTCTCGAAGGTCGTCACGACGCTCAGCTACTTCATCTACGCATTCGCCATCGCATGGCGGTTTGCCCTCATGGCCTTTGGGGTCGGCGTCGGACTGCTGTTCCTGTTCAAGTATTTGAACGCCTACGTGCGGCGGCTATCGCGGAAGAAGTCCGCGGAGATGAGCACCCTCAACAAGCTGCTCGTCCAGTCTCTGCAGTCTCTGAAGTACATCGTCGGGACGAACCAGACGGCCCACCTCCGGTCTGGTGTCGTGGATAGTGTAACCCGGCTCACGGGGTACATCTTTCGGCAGCGGATTGCGAGTTCGTTCACGAGTGCCATCAAGGAGCCGGTGTCGGTGCTCCTCATCGTAGGGCTCATTGCCCTGCAGGTCATGGCGTTCGGCGGCGAAATCGCACCCATCTTCGTGGCCCTGTTCCTCTTTCATCGGGGTATGCAGTCGATGATGGGTATTCAAGGGAACTGGCAGGGTATGATGGACAAGATTGGGGCCGTGGAGATGGTAACCGACGAGTTCGAGGCGGTCCACGCCCACCAGGAGACGAGCGGGGCGCAAGAGGTCGGCGCGCTCCGGCGCGGCATCGAGTTCGACGATGTCTGCCTCGCGTACAAGGCGGAGGACGGGAACGTGCTGCACGACGTCAACATCTCGGTACCGGCCAACGAGACGATCGCCCTCGTCGGCGAGTCTGGGGCGGGCAAGTCGACGCTCGTGGACATGATGACGCTGATGCTGAAGCCGCGCACCGGTGAGATCCGGATCGACGGGGTGCCGCACGATGAGGTAGACCTCGCTTCGTGGCGCGACCAGATCGGCTATGTCTCGCAGGAGACGGTCGTGTTCGACGACACAGTGGCCAACAACATCAGCCTCTGGCAGGGCGATATCGGTGAGGACCCGGCCTTGCGCGAGCGGGTGATGCACGCGGCTGAGCGGGCCCATGCCCATCACTTTATCGAAGACCTACCGAATGGATACCAGACGCAGGTGGGGGACCGTGGGGTGCGCCTCTCCGGGGGCCAGCAGCAGCGCTTATTCGTGGCCCGGGAGCTCTTTAAGCAGCCAAACCTACTGCTCCTGGACGAGGCGACGAGCGACCTGGACACCGCCTCCGAGCAGCACATCCAGAACAGCATCGACGCGCTGAAGGGCGAGGTGACCGTGGTAATCATCGCCCACCGCCTCTCGACTGTCAAAAATGCCGATCGAGTGTACGTCCTCGACGACGGGCGGGTCATTGAGTCCGGCTCTTACCACGAGCTGCGCCACCGGGAGGAGGGGGCCTTCCGGGAAATGGTGGAGATGCAGAGCTTATAG
- a CDS encoding sulfotransferase family protein — protein sequence MAGPIFIIGRQHSGNTMLARCLGRSPDVYSATGEGTFFEHRDHLVHEPGPRRAAAILERAEGSGVEVSRETYAQVRRHMQAAGDDGALAPEEMYARCMDWVAEQNEATRWVQKATSYVFYADDIIGCFPEARLLFLARNPFDLAASMKRRGGWRAVARMTYGWNKGVRRARLLSQAHPKNLTVVRYEDFVRAPKEELKAICSFCDLPFHEEMLRIPHVNRSESPYNQSSGEKGINASRVGYYDEMLTATEAGAVRALVADRLVDEMYPELNGGAPSSLPGTSYAAILAAGAALTTSGQHLQTLLSNPRHAFQRVKRRIFA from the coding sequence ATGGCAGGACCAATCTTCATCATCGGGCGCCAGCACAGCGGCAACACGATGCTGGCCCGCTGCTTGGGGCGAAGCCCCGACGTGTACAGCGCGACCGGAGAGGGCACCTTCTTCGAGCACCGGGACCATCTGGTTCATGAGCCGGGGCCCCGTCGGGCGGCGGCCATCCTCGAGCGGGCCGAAGGAAGCGGGGTCGAGGTCTCCAGAGAGACCTACGCTCAAGTGAGACGGCACATGCAGGCGGCTGGTGACGACGGGGCGCTGGCACCCGAAGAGATGTATGCGCGCTGCATGGACTGGGTCGCCGAGCAAAACGAGGCCACGCGATGGGTGCAGAAGGCCACGTCCTACGTCTTTTACGCGGACGACATCATAGGGTGCTTCCCGGAGGCGCGGCTTCTCTTTCTGGCCCGTAATCCGTTTGACCTGGCTGCCTCCATGAAGCGACGCGGCGGGTGGCGGGCCGTCGCCCGGATGACCTACGGCTGGAACAAGGGGGTCCGCCGTGCGCGCCTTCTGTCCCAAGCGCATCCGAAAAACCTAACGGTGGTCCGGTACGAAGACTTCGTGCGCGCCCCCAAGGAAGAGTTGAAGGCCATCTGCTCGTTCTGCGATCTTCCGTTCCACGAGGAGATGCTTCGAATCCCGCACGTCAACCGCTCGGAGTCGCCGTACAATCAGTCTAGTGGTGAGAAGGGCATCAACGCCTCACGGGTGGGGTACTACGACGAGATGTTGACCGCCACCGAAGCAGGGGCCGTTCGGGCCCTGGTCGCCGACCGACTGGTCGACGAAATGTACCCGGAGTTGAACGGCGGAGCACCCTCCTCGCTTCCGGGCACATCCTACGCCGCGATTCTGGCCGCGGGGGCGGCCCTCACTACGAGCGGCCAGCACCTTCAGACCCTTCTGAGTAACCCCCGTCACGCCTTTCAGCGAGTCAAGAGGCGCATTTTCGCGTAA
- a CDS encoding GDP-mannose 4,6-dehydratase, which yields MHVLVTGGAGFIGGHLCRHLLNDDHVVHAVDNFDPYYDREIKEEGIADLTGRPNFHFYEQDINNTAFLGSVLEGRSLDAIVHLAAKAGVRASIDNPVGCAHANITGTQSMLEFARQMEVGTFILGSSSSVYGNNEKVPFAEEDAVHHPISPYAASKRSGELLAHTYHHLYDMTVYCLRFFTVYGPRQRPDLAIHKFARQLLTSQPITMYGDGTSSRDYTYVDDIVGGIVESFHRASALDQPEYEIINLGGSETTELLDLIHGIGDAFGIEPTIEQQSMPPGDVKRTYADISKAKALLDYTPNTSIEEGLNKFASWAKDYYSERTVEV from the coding sequence ATGCACGTTCTCGTTACCGGTGGAGCAGGCTTCATTGGAGGACACCTCTGCCGGCACCTGCTTAATGATGATCACGTCGTGCATGCTGTCGACAACTTCGATCCGTACTACGACCGCGAGATCAAGGAGGAAGGCATCGCCGACCTGACTGGCCGGCCGAACTTCCACTTCTACGAGCAAGACATTAACAATACCGCGTTTCTGGGCAGTGTTCTGGAGGGCCGATCCCTCGACGCGATCGTGCATCTGGCAGCAAAGGCCGGCGTGCGGGCCTCGATTGACAATCCAGTCGGGTGTGCACACGCCAACATCACCGGGACCCAGTCGATGCTAGAGTTTGCGCGGCAGATGGAGGTGGGCACGTTTATCCTTGGGTCATCGTCGTCGGTGTACGGCAACAACGAGAAGGTCCCGTTCGCGGAGGAAGATGCCGTCCACCATCCAATTTCACCGTACGCGGCCTCGAAGCGGTCCGGGGAGCTACTGGCACATACCTATCACCACCTCTATGACATGACGGTGTATTGCTTGCGGTTTTTCACCGTCTATGGTCCACGGCAGCGCCCGGACTTGGCCATTCACAAGTTTGCACGGCAGCTACTGACCAGCCAGCCGATTACGATGTACGGAGACGGCACGTCAAGCCGGGACTACACCTACGTCGACGACATCGTCGGGGGCATCGTTGAAAGCTTCCACCGTGCCAGTGCCCTTGACCAGCCCGAGTACGAAATCATCAACCTAGGCGGTTCGGAAACAACGGAGCTGCTGGACCTCATTCACGGCATTGGCGATGCGTTCGGCATTGAACCGACGATTGAGCAGCAGTCCATGCCGCCGGGGGATGTAAAGCGTACCTACGCGGATATCTCGAAGGCAAAGGCCCTCTTGGACTACACGCCGAACACATCAATCGAGGAAGGTCTGAACAAATTTGCCAGCTGGGCCAAGGATTACTACTCCGAACGGACAGTGGAGGTGTAA
- a CDS encoding FitA-like ribbon-helix-helix domain-containing protein translates to MAAITLKGIPDKLKERLEAIAKRERRSLNQQAILLLERAVAEEPIGFEQAYSRFRKSHGDSPLEDGDLEELRGEEEGRPVNL, encoded by the coding sequence ATGGCTGCAATCACACTGAAAGGGATACCCGACAAGCTGAAAGAACGGCTGGAGGCCATTGCCAAACGGGAGCGCAGGAGTCTCAATCAGCAGGCGATTCTTCTTCTTGAGCGTGCTGTCGCCGAAGAGCCCATCGGGTTCGAGCAGGCCTACAGCCGCTTCCGTAAAAGCCACGGCGACTCTCCGCTGGAAGACGGGGACTTGGAAGAACTTCGCGGAGAGGAAGAGGGGCGTCCCGTCAATCTGTAG
- a CDS encoding glycosyltransferase family 4 protein, whose translation MGQSETDDAPSLLFINQHYWPDFASTAQHLTDLAEHLASEGFDVHVLCSRGHYLSGSMDVPAEEVHNGVHIHRVRATAFGRDTFLGRITDYASFYSSTLARVLAGPAYEYIVTLTTPPLLPLVGTIAKWVRGQAYGIWSMDLHPDAEVATGMLDSDRMAARFLHALNDAGYRNADFIVDLGAHMKQRIRRKGVPADRLHTIPVWNKKEEIAPIEHDANPLRDDLDLDDTFVVMYSGNAGRAHRFDEVLAVMKRLDGHPDIEFVFVGEGPQKARIEAFAGANDLSNFRYLPYFPREDLQYSLPMADVHLMTLREEMAGIAVPGKLYGIMAAGRPALMVGPAASESGETIRGHEAGQVVDPSREADPEQTLHDTVIRLYNDDDERRRLGENGREAFLETFERAVCCRSWTEVLRAQAR comes from the coding sequence ATGGGTCAATCCGAAACGGACGACGCTCCGTCCCTCCTCTTCATCAACCAGCACTACTGGCCGGACTTTGCGTCGACCGCGCAGCACCTGACGGACCTGGCCGAGCACCTGGCAAGCGAGGGATTCGACGTGCATGTGCTCTGCAGCCGGGGGCACTACCTGTCCGGCTCGATGGACGTGCCGGCCGAAGAGGTACATAATGGTGTCCACATCCACCGGGTGCGGGCGACCGCCTTCGGGCGAGACACGTTCCTGGGCCGCATTACCGACTACGCCAGCTTCTACTCCAGCACGCTGGCCCGCGTCCTAGCAGGGCCCGCCTACGAGTACATCGTCACGCTCACGACGCCGCCCCTCCTGCCCCTCGTCGGAACCATCGCGAAATGGGTACGCGGACAGGCGTACGGCATCTGGTCGATGGACCTGCACCCGGACGCAGAGGTGGCGACGGGCATGCTGGATAGCGATCGCATGGCGGCCCGCTTTCTTCATGCCCTCAACGATGCGGGCTACCGGAACGCAGACTTTATTGTAGACCTCGGAGCGCACATGAAGCAGCGGATCCGCCGAAAGGGAGTGCCGGCCGACCGGCTCCACACGATCCCGGTCTGGAACAAGAAAGAGGAAATTGCGCCCATCGAGCATGACGCAAACCCGCTTCGAGACGATCTCGATCTCGACGACACGTTCGTCGTCATGTATTCCGGGAATGCTGGGCGGGCCCACCGGTTCGACGAGGTGCTGGCGGTGATGAAGCGGCTCGACGGCCACCCGGACATCGAGTTCGTGTTCGTTGGGGAGGGGCCGCAGAAGGCGCGCATCGAGGCGTTTGCGGGCGCGAACGACCTCTCCAATTTCCGCTACCTGCCCTACTTTCCCCGGGAGGACCTCCAGTACTCGCTTCCGATGGCCGACGTCCACCTGATGACGCTCCGTGAGGAGATGGCGGGCATCGCCGTGCCGGGCAAGCTCTACGGCATCATGGCGGCCGGCCGGCCCGCCCTCATGGTGGGGCCGGCGGCGTCGGAGTCTGGGGAGACAATTCGGGGACACGAGGCGGGGCAAGTGGTTGACCCCTCCCGAGAGGCCGACCCCGAGCAGACGCTCCACGACACCGTGATCCGGCTCTACAACGACGACGACGAGCGGCGGCGGCTCGGCGAGAACGGGCGGGAGGCCTTCTTGGAAACGTTCGAGCGGGCAGTGTGCTGTCGGTCATGGACGGAGGTGCTCCGCGCGCAGGCACGGTAA
- a CDS encoding NAD-dependent epimerase/dehydratase family protein — protein MSTHAHGAHASNGTAGPRTDLIGPDPAERIATAPIYKGEVDTDKTVVVCGAGGFIGGHLVADLLRQRFEKVRAVDIKPPNQWFQKFPQADNRSLDLREKENCYRALEGADQVYNLAADMGGMGFIENNKALCMLSVRINTHLLMAARDMDVERYFYSSSACVYNQELQDSSDVEPLSEEDAYPALAEDGYGWEKLFSERMCRHFREDFGVTTRVARYHNVYGPFGTYDGGREKAPAALTRKAVEAKLSGNEEIVIWGDGTQTRSFMYIDDCVKGTQRIMHSEITDPVNLGSDELVTINGLVDVIEKAVEVDLDRKYDLTKPQGVDGRNSDNTKIQKELGWAPPTKLRDGMEVTAEWIEEQMRHHAEEETTSRFAVAH, from the coding sequence ATGAGCACACACGCACACGGAGCGCATGCCTCCAACGGCACGGCCGGCCCCCGAACTGATCTCATCGGCCCCGATCCAGCTGAGCGCATCGCGACTGCCCCGATCTACAAGGGGGAGGTCGACACGGATAAAACCGTCGTCGTCTGCGGGGCGGGCGGGTTTATCGGCGGTCACCTCGTGGCGGACCTGCTGCGGCAGAGGTTTGAGAAGGTCCGCGCCGTCGACATCAAGCCGCCGAATCAGTGGTTTCAGAAGTTTCCACAGGCGGACAACCGGTCCCTGGACCTGCGGGAGAAGGAAAACTGCTACCGGGCGCTCGAAGGCGCCGATCAGGTCTACAACTTGGCGGCAGACATGGGCGGGATGGGCTTTATCGAAAACAACAAGGCCCTCTGCATGCTCAGCGTGCGGATCAACACGCACCTGCTCATGGCCGCCCGGGACATGGACGTAGAGAGATACTTCTACTCCTCCTCGGCCTGCGTCTACAACCAAGAGCTTCAAGATAGCTCCGACGTGGAGCCCTTGTCCGAAGAAGACGCGTACCCGGCCCTGGCGGAGGACGGTTATGGGTGGGAGAAGCTCTTCAGCGAGCGGATGTGCCGCCACTTCCGGGAGGACTTCGGTGTGACCACGCGGGTGGCCCGCTACCACAACGTTTACGGCCCGTTTGGGACATACGACGGCGGGCGGGAGAAGGCCCCGGCGGCGCTGACGCGGAAGGCCGTCGAGGCCAAGCTCAGCGGCAACGAGGAGATTGTGATCTGGGGCGATGGGACGCAGACCCGCTCGTTTATGTACATCGACGACTGCGTGAAGGGGACCCAGCGGATCATGCATTCGGAGATTACCGATCCGGTCAACCTCGGCTCCGACGAACTGGTCACGATCAACGGGCTCGTCGACGTGATCGAGAAGGCGGTCGAGGTGGACTTAGACCGAAAGTACGACCTGACCAAGCCGCAGGGGGTAGACGGCAGAAACTCGGACAACACCAAGATCCAAAAGGAACTCGGGTGGGCACCGCCGACGAAGCTGCGGGACGGAATGGAGGTCACCGCCGAGTGGATCGAGGAGCAGATGCGGCATCACGCCGAGGAGGAGACGACCAGCCGGTTCGCCGTGGCGCACTGA